A stretch of Komagataella phaffii GS115 chromosome 2, complete sequence DNA encodes these proteins:
- a CDS encoding Cytochrome c heme lyase (holocytochrome c synthase), attaches heme to apo-cytochrome c: MGWFWADSASDPLTKPTACPVNHAKQDVCPVKHDVSFSKKENSVSECPVKLDKDGTPLNPLNNMPYDLSSARAPGQKISLPTQRTLSTIPKGETDAQGVWEYPSPQQMLNAMLRKGKGEIAEDAVESMVDVHNFLNEGAWQQILAWEKRHTEENKVEPRLLKFTGRPYDLSPRAAMYQYLGKLFPSHFSTQPPFDRHDWTVLRSKNGSTSSDAREWSKVRYVIDYYGGPDDEDGMPTFFLDVRPALDNFTNAYDRFLHWNEEMKPVWAKALGKGSR, from the coding sequence ATGGGATGGTTTTGGGCTGATAGTGCCAGTGACCCTTTGACTAAACCGACTGCGTGTCCTGTGAATCATGCGAAACAAGACGTGTGTCCTGTGAAACATGATGTTTCGTTTTctaagaaagaaaattccGTATCTGAATGTCCCGTCAAACTTGATAAGGACGGGACGCCCTTGAACCCTCTGAACAACATGCCCTATGATCTGTCTTCGGCTCGAGCTCCTGGCCAAAAAATATCATTGCCTACACAGCGAACATTGTCAACGATTCCCAAGGGGGAAACTGATGCCCAGGGTGTTTGGGAATACCCATCCCCACAACAAATGCTAAATGCGATGTTACGTAAGGGTAAAGGGGAGATTGCTGAGGATGCTGTTGAATCCATGGTCGATGTTCACAACTTTTTGAACGAAGGTGCGTGGCAGCAAATCCTAGCCTGGGAAAAGAGACACACggaagaaaacaaagttgaGCCAAGACTCCTCAAGTTTACTGGCCGTCCCTATGATCTATCTCCCAGAGCAGCTATGTATCAATATCTGGGCAAATTGTTTCCATCCCATTTCAGTACCCAGCCACCATTTGACAGGCATGATTGGACAGTGTTGAGATCGAAAAACGGCTCAACATCTAGTGACGCAAGAGAATGGAGCAAAGTCCGCTACGTCATAGACTATTATGGCGGTCcggatgatgaagatggaatgccaaccttcttcttggatGTGAGACCTGCGCTGGACAATTTCACTAATGCATACGACCGCTTTTTACATTGGAATGAAGAAATGAAGCCTGTATGGGCAAAGGCTCTGGGAAAGGGATCTAGGTAA
- a CDS encoding Essential protein of the mitochondrial intermembrane space, forms a complex with Tim9p translates to MSFLGLGGSPNVSSQAKIQAAEAELDMVTGMFNQLVDICHKKCIGTSYNASDLDKNESLCVDRCVAKYFDTNLKVGDSMQKVGQNGAFGVNR, encoded by the exons ATGTCATTCTTAGGTTTAGGAGGTTCTCCAAACGTTTCATCACAAGCCAAGATACAAGCTGCTGAAGCAGAACTGGACATGGTGACTGGAATGTTCAACCA ACTAGTCGATATCTGTCACAAAAAGTGTATTGGAACCAGCTACAATGCTTCAGATTTGGACAAAAATGAGAGCTTGTGTGTGGATCGTTGCGTTGCCAAATATTTCGACACCAACTTGAAGGTCGGTGATAGTATGCAGAAAGTTGGACAGAATGGTGCTTTCGGTGTGAACAGATAA
- a CDS encoding TFIID subunit (150 kDa), involved in RNA polymerase II transcription initiation, whose protein sequence is MPAIPYDYPSIVSHGTPRKQKSQAKSSRATQNFKIAHQKVQLDVDLATQTVNGETELTIFATDPSLNKVRLDARCMQIQEVFVNSTKADFIMEDFSRNDEFQNDPNNETLQRIHRYQKSYDTNSESIDIYQHHFYRSKFNPLYLDLNDHESPESVETLNTENLTVYLPENLRLRPHDLSNTYSPVSNYNSPLTTNSALMNSDRLYTPFVLKIKYSLRVPKNGIIFNGGVHTTIEKTQWFCHTINNDIGCSASSWMPCIDNFYEKYTWELQLIVPKTVGDIGQTKPIGEKFSKQPNDNDDDDDDMIDSYQETDEEMTREIKVVLPDFESVKESPHILDHSKKVVSVQLYNNPVAAHHIGFFIGPFEQLPASTFKFLDQSQPRILDGEENNHSDFTSNVAARVYFLPSQKEMVLNTCLALYKNLDFYSKEFGSYPFSTYSMVFVDNLPTQYSSFAGVSVISSEVLYESSLVEPLFPVTELLSLIVAEQWSGINIVPKSLNDYWCVIGIAHFMAGQFLKKLFGFNNYKFVIKQRSDRICREDIGKAPLANQHFRFPVNDATDFKFIRLKAPLVLFILDRRMTKTDRSFGLSRVIPKIFLQAMSHDLYNGNCLSTSHFQHVCEKVAHHKLDPFFNNWVHNSGTPVLRVTQRFNKKRMFIEMGIRQVQGYELARSDASKSRKKDPVSFLNEACQHVNQTGPGITSQIFTGPMTIRIHEADGTPYEHIVDLKEGFTKLDIQYNTKYKRIKKNKKDEELTKKDDSENTVNRLGDILSRSKDMQEWHLEDLSAEGEEARTQDAFEWIRIDADFEWICQIHLNQPDYMYQSQLQQDRDVEAQLDSVNFFSNSLRPNVFYSSVLVRTLMDSRYFYGVRCEAAKGLARLSKEENNHIGLHHLLKALKQLFCYPMHDSHEDATTLINNPKNFLPLPNDFSDFQRMFIQETIPAALSTIKIKDSDLFLNLRRILLRLLQYNDNLSNDFNDCFYICSLIRALSNTVVEAGMVLQDHNEGISYYDEATSEDGTLDDRMNNINRETIIEFNRRLQLDQWDVSYHTCISDTILNEKVRLGSEGLIKFRFPELLQVTQKKYSIYVRLAGFRGLLLLGGLKNKSVLHYFFSTAKLESSALFKRGLIDHFLEAVGVAALFGTPSTLDDPEFDRFEEELEQLRLSKIKDGKPSSGLENSKELLNASNFVVEEGFSNKSRRDTYIRTTMKGAIQILKRDYAIGEGLTKELWSAVHSCLLSINLKRDIFDLIDLMYDAYDSYLVKIDSVSDKKVVTRVETVGDNTAIVKLYAKPRPKPSIVDSTSQKIEEKPKIKLGFKKSTEKSSGLSLKIKPKNVEVPEKVRPSKVKKEIEPPKENGPSEKKIPPPSSLVDDVTAPTPKVEDISNHRSKKQLLVKFGYKTANSRRFVRILLREKRLEFSSIPFNPKRYDVKLKYNRELLEERTRARVDEDQNSSSNSYSMSIDGKATNSGPVDSLNDDSIPTDGVAELKPEVEQRKKRVAKSTPKARQSRTIESDQDALISRSHKRQKFNPTINKPKSEEEIGENQTPEAGTQPTPKTKPKAKTKIKLKLKF, encoded by the coding sequence ATGCCTGCTATTCCATACGACTATCCTTCGATAGTCTCACATGGTACTCCTAGAAAGCAGAAAAGTCAGGCAAAGAGCTCACGAGCGACgcaaaacttcaaaattgctcatcaaaaagttcaGCTTGATGTTGACCTCGCCACTCAGACAGTCAATGGAGAGACGGAACTGACCATATTTGCTACTGATCCTTCGTTAAACAAGGTTCGTCTAGACGCAAGATGTATGCAAATACAGGAGGTATTTGTGAACTCAACGAAGGCCGACTTTATCATGGAGGATTTTTCCCGAAACgatgaatttcaaaatgatcCAAACAACGAAACATTGCAACGAATTCATCgttatcaaaaaagttaCGACACCAATTCTGAAAGTATTGACATCTACCAGCATCATTTCTATCGTAGCAAATTTAACCCGTTGTATTTAGATTTGAACGATCACGAAAGTCCTGAATCTGTGGAAACTCTAAACACTGAAAACCTGACCGTGTATTTACCTGAAAACTTGCGATTACGTCCGCATGATTTAAGCAATACCTACTCACCGGTTTCAAATTACAATTCGCCATTGACGACGAACTCTGCTTTAATGAATTCTGATCGACTGTATACCCCTTTCGTTTTAAAGATAAAATATTCATTGAGAGTACCTAAGAACGGAATAATATTCAATGGAGGCGTTCACACTACAATAGAGAAAACGCAATGGTTTTGTCACACTATAAATAATGACATCGGTTGTAGTGCAAGCTCTTGGATGCCTTGCATTGATAACTTTTACGAAAAATACACTTGGGAACTTCAATTGATTGTCCCCAAGACAGTCGGTGATATAGGTCAAACTAAGCCTATTggtgaaaagttttcaaagcaacctaatgataatgatgatgacgatgatgacaTGATTGACTCCTACCAAGAAACGGATGAAGAAATGACAAGAGAAATAAAGGTGGTACTTccagactttgaaagtGTTAAGGAAAGTCCACATATACTTGACCACTCTAAGAAAGTTGTCAGCGTCCAGCTTTATAACAATCCAGTAGCTGCACATCACATAGGATTTTTTATTGGGCCTTTTGAACAGCTCCCAGCTTCCACATTTAAGTTTCTAGATCAATCTCAGCCAAGGATATTGGAcggagaagaaaacaatcaTAGTGATTTTACGAGCAATGTTGCGGCCAGAGTCTACTTTTTACCCTCACAGAAAGAAATGGTGTTAAACACTTGCCTGGCGCTTTATAAAAATTTAGACTTTTATTCCAAAGAGTTTGGATCTTATCCCTTCAGCACCTACTCCATGGTATTTGTGGATAATCTTCCAACGCAATATAGCAGCTTTGCCGGAGTTTCAGTTATAAGCTCTGAAGTCTTATATGAGTCTAGCCTTGTGGAACCTTTATTCCCAGTCACTGAGCTACTGTCTTTAATAGTTGCAGAACAATGGTCCGGAATTAACATTGTTCCCAAGAGCTTAAATGATTACTGGTGTGTTATTGGTATAGCTCATTTTATGGCGGgccaatttttgaagaaactgttCGGCTTTAACAATTATAAATTTGTTATAAAGCAAAGATCCGATCGCATTTGTCGAGAAGATATAGGGAAAGCTCCTTTAGCAAATCAACATTTTCGATTTCCTGTCAATGATGCTACAGACTTCAAATTCATAAGGCTAAAGGCTCCATTAGTCTTGTTCATTTTAGATAGAAGGATGACTAAAACGGACAGATCTTTTGGTCTCTCACGAGtaattccaaaaatatttcttcaagCTATGTCTCATGACCTATATAATGGAAACTGTCTGTCAACAAGTCACTTTCAACATGTCTGTGAGAAGGTTGCGCACCACAAGTTAGATcctttcttcaacaactgGGTCCATAATTCTGGAACCCCAGTACTTAGAGTGACCCAGAGATTCAATAAAAAACGGATGTTTATTGAGATGGGTATCAGGCAGGTCCAAGGCTATGAATTAGCTAGGTCAGACGCTTCTAAGTCTCGTAAAAAGGATCCGGTATCATTTTTGAACGAGGCGTGTCAGCACGTCAACCAAACTGGTCCTGGGATCACCTCACAGATTTTCACAGGTCCAATGACAATACGGATTCATGAAGCAGATGGAACCCCTTACGAACATATAGTAGATCTAAAGGAAGGTTTTACTAAACTGGACATTCAATACAACACCAAATATAAGAGaatcaaaaagaacaagaaagatgaagaattaaCGAAGAAGGATGATTCCGAAAATACGGTGAATAGACTGGGTGACATACTTTCACGCTCAAAAGACATGCAAGAATGGCATTTAGAAGATCTTAGTGCTGAAGGTGAAGAAGCAAGAACACAAGACGCATTTGAGTGGATTAGAATTGATGCAGATTTTGAATGGATTTGTCAGATACATCTCAACCAACCTGATTATATGTATCAGTCCCAGTTACAACAGGATAGAGATGTTGAGGCTCAGCTTGATAGtgtcaattttttttcaaactctctTAGACCAAATGTATTTTATTCCAGTGTTTTGGTGAGAACCCTGATGGATAGTAGATATTTTTATGGAGTTAGATGTGAAGCTGCAAAAGGATTGGCCCgactttccaaagaagaaaacaaccaTATTGGACTACACCATTTATTAAAAGCATTGAAGCAATTGTTCTGTTATCCAATGCATGACTCTCATGAAGACGCAACTACGTTAATAAATAATCCGAAGAACTTTTTACCCCTTCCCAATGATTTTTCTGATTTTCAACGGATGTTCATTCAGGAGACAATACCTGCGGCTCTTTCCACAATAAAAATTAAAGATTCGGACCtatttttgaatttgagaagGATCCTGCTCAGATTATTACAGTACAACGATAATTTAAGCAATGATTTTAATGATTGTTTCTACATCTGCAGCTTGATTCGGGCCTTGTCAAACACTGTAGTTGAAGCGGGAATGGTTCTACAAGACCATAATGAAGGTATATCTTATTATGACGAAGCTACCTCTGAAGATGGCACATTGGATGATCGCATGAATAATATCAACCGAGAAACGATCATCGAGTTTAACAGAAGGTTACAGCTTGACCAATGGGATGTTTCTTATCACACTTGTATCAGTGATACAATTCTGAACGAAAAGGTTCGTTTGGGGAGTGAAGGACTCATAAAATTTCGCTTTCCGGAACTATTGCAAGTTactcaaaagaaatattcGATATACGTTAGATTGGCCGGATTCAGAGGGCTTCTATTGTTAGGCGGATTAAAGAACAAGTCTGTGCTACATTATTTTTTTAGTACCGCAAAACTTGAGTCATCAGCATTGTTTAAGAGGGGGTTAATAGACCATTTTCTAGAAGCAGTGGGTGTAGCCGCTTTATTTGGCACACCTTCCACTTTAGATGATCCAGAGTTTGATAGATTCGAGGAAGAACTGGAACAATTGCGACTTAGCAAGATCAAGGACGGAAAGCCATCTTCTGGGCTAGAAAATTCTAAGGAATTATTGAATGCAAGCAATTTcgttgttgaagaaggattttcaaataaatctCGAAGAGACACCTATATCAGGACTACCATGAAGGGGGCCATTCAAATTTTAAAAAGGGACTATGCAATTGGTGAGGGTCTCACGAAGGAACTATGGAGTGCAGTGCATTCTTGTTTACTGAGTATTAACTTGAAAAGAGACATATTTGATCTGATTGATCTCATGTATGATGCTTACGACTCCTACCTTGTGAAGATAGATTCTGTTTCGGACAAGAAAGTGGTTACTAGAGTTGAAACGGTAGGTGACAACACGGCGATAGTAAAACTTTATGCAAAACCACGCCCGAAGCCTTCAATCGTGGACTCTACTAGCCAAAAAATCGAAGAGAAACCTAAAATAAAGTTAGggttcaaaaagtccaCAGAGAAAAGCTCGGGTctctctttgaaaattaAACCAAAAAATGTTGAGGTGCCGGAAAAGGTTAGGCCATCCAAAgtcaaaaaggaaattgaaccaccaaaagaaaatggaCCTTctgagaaaaaaataccGCCTCCTAGCTCACTTGTTGATGATGTCACTGCTCCAACACCCAAAGTTGAAGACATCTCTAATCACAGATCCAAGAAGCAGCTTCTAGTTAAGTTTGGTTACAAAACTGCTAACTCCAGACGATTTGTCAGAATCTTGCTCCGGGAGAAAAGGCTGGaattttcttccattcCTTTCAACCCAAAGCGATATGATGTAAAATTGAAGTACAATAGAGAGCtacttgaagaaaggaCTAGGGCAAGAGTTGATGAGGATCAAAATTCTTCCTCGAACTCCTATTCAATGTCAATTGATGGTAAAGCAACAAATTCAGGCCCCGTCGATAGCCTCAACGACGATTCCATACCTACAGATGGAGTCGCAGAACTCAAACCAGAAGTTGaacagagaaagaaaagagttGCAAAGTCCACCCCAAAAGCTCGTCAATCTAGAACCATTGAATCCGACCAGGATGCATTGATTTCTCGATCCCATAAAAGACAAAAATTCAATCCCACTATCAATAAACCCAAGTccgaagaagaaataggGGAAAACCAAACACCTGAAGCTGGTACACAACCAACTCCCAAAACGAAGCCAAAGGCCAAAACTAAAATTAAACTAAAACTCAAATTTTAA
- a CDS encoding Arginase, responsible for arginine degradation yields METQVNYNFYPNKEVTIISAPFSAGQRNGGVEKGPKYLLKHGLKEDLEALGWKVSLEEPLKDSGLDLPPSEISQEIFEAGNSRMRNPTIVGQATEKIFETVKSVAHKKVFPLTIGGDHAIGMSTLAGFLDAYPDACVLWIDAHADINTPDTSPSGNLHGFPVSFAMGLKRDLWHKQFDWLDNARTKLLANRIAYIGLRDVDAGEKVILRELGIAAYSMYHVDKYGIAKVVEMALSKINPSGKSPVHISYDVDALDPLFTPATGTPVRGGLTFREGMYIVEAVAETGNLAALDIVECNPDLAISNVHEFDTIAAGCAIAKSALGETLV; encoded by the coding sequence ATGGAAACTCAAGTCAATTACAACTTTTATCCTAACAAGGAAGTAACTATTATAAGTGCACCATTCAGTGCTGGTCAACGAAATGGtggagttgaaaaaggCCCCAAATATCTCTTGAAACACGGTCTCAAGGAAGATCTGGAAGCCTTGGGATGGAAAGTCTCATTGGAGGAACCCTTGAAAGATAGCGGTCTAGATCTTCCTCCATCGGAAATATCCCAGGAGATTTTCGAAGCAGGCAACTCTAGAATGAGAAACCCTACTATCGTGGGTCAAGCCACCGAGAAGATATTTGAAACAGTGAAATCAGTAGCTCATAAAAAAGTCTTTCCACTGACAATTGGAGGCGATCATGCAATTGGAATGTCTACTCTTGCTGGATTTTTAGACGCATATCCCGATGCCTGTGTCTTATGGATCGATGCGCATGCTGATATCAACACCCCAGACACGTCACCCTCGGGAAATCTGCATGGATTTCCCGTATCTTTTGCTATGGGGCTTAAGAGGGACTTATGGCACAAGCAGTTCGATTGGTTGGACAACGCAAGGACGAAGTTGCTGGCCAACAGAATTGCCTACATTGGTCTGAGGGATGTTGATGCTGGTGAAAAGGTGATCTTGCGTGAGCTTGGAATTGCAGCTTACTCGATGTACCACGTTGACAAGTACGGAATTGCCAAAGTAGTCGAAATGGCACTGTCAAAAATCAATCCTTCTGGGAAGTCGCCAGTTCACATTTCTTACGACGTTGATGCGCTGGATCCTTTGTTCACCCCAGCCACCGGTACCCCTGTAAGGGGAGGATTAACTTTCCGCGAGGGAATGTATATAGTGGAAGCTGTGGCAGAGACGGGAAACCTGGCGGCTCTGGACATAGTGGAATGCAACCCAGACCTGGCCATCTCAAATGTTCATGAGTTTGATACCATTGCTGCAGGCTGTGCTATAGCCAAAAGTGCTTTAGGGGAGACCTTAGTATAG
- a CDS encoding E1 alpha subunit of the pyruvate dehydrogenase (PDH) complex, which produces MLKFLSPQSRIAARVANARYMASASPSTVSIDLPASSFETYELEQGPELQFETEKETLLQMYKQMVIVRRMEMASDALYKAKKIRGFCHLSVGQEAVAVGIESAITKKDTVITSYRCHGFTYLRGASVKEVQGELMGKRCGVSYGKGGSMHMFTTGFYGGNGIVGAQVPVGAGLAFAHQYRNEKNCTFALYGDGASNQGQVFESFNMAKLWDLPVIFACENNKYGMGTSASRSSAMTEYYKRGQFIPGLKVNGMDVLACYQASKFAKDWTVSGNGPLVMEYETYRYGGHSMSDPGTTYRTREEVQNMRSRNDPIAGLKMHLIELGISTEEELKAYDKEARKYVDKQTKEAELAPPPEAKMDILFEDVYVKGSEPPVLRGRINEDSWSFEKNGFANR; this is translated from the coding sequence ATGCTCAAGTTTCTCAGCCCTCAATCTAGAATTGCTGCAAGAGTGGCCAATGCCAGATATATGGCTTCTGCAAGCCCATCGACTGTTTCCATTGACCTCCCAGCCTCTTCTTTCGAGACTTATGAGTTAGAGCAAGGTCCAGAGCTTCAGTTTGAAACGGAGAAGGAGACTCTGCTGCAAATGTATAAGCAAATGGTGATTGTCAGACGTATGGAAATGGCTTCAGATGCCCTCTACAAGGCTAAAAAGATTAGAGGTTTCTGCCACTTGTCTGTAGGCCAAGAAGCCGTGGCTGTAGGAATTGAGAGTGCTATAACTAAGAAGGACACTGTTATTACATCCTATAGATGTCACGGTTTCACATATTTAAGAGGTGCCTCTGTCAAGGAAGTCCAGGGTGAATTGATGGGTAAGAGATGTGGTGTGTCTTACGGTAAAGGTGGTTCGATGCATATGTTCACTACTGGATTCTACGGTGGAAACGGAATTGTTGGTGCTCAAGTTCCAGTTGGTGCTGGTCTGGCCTTTGCACATCAGTACAGGAATGAGAAGAACTGTACATTTGCCCTGTACGGGGATGGTGCTTCTAACCAAGGTCAAGTATTCGAGTCCTTTAATATGGCCAAGTTGTGGGATTTGCCTGTGATTTTTGCCTGTGAAAACAACAAGTATGGTATGGGAACTTCTGCTTCTAGATCATCTGCTATGACTGAGTACTACAAGAGAGGGCAATTTATCCCCGGTTTGAAAGTGAATGGTATGGATGTTCTTGCTTGTTACCAAGCTTCTAAGTTTGCCAAGGACTGGACTGTCTCGGGAAATGGTCCTCTAGTAATGGAGTACGAGACCTACAGGTATGGTGGACACTCTATGTCCGACCCAGGAACCACTTACAGAACACGTGAAGAAGTGCAGAACATGAGATCCAGAAATGACCCAATTGCAGGCTTGAAGATGCACTTAATTGAGCTTGGAATATCTACAGAGGAGGAACTCAAGGCCTATGACAAGGAGGCTAGAAAGTATGTTGACAAGCAaaccaaagaagctgaacTCGCTCCTCCCCCTGAAGCCAAAATGGATAttttatttgaagatgtttATGTCAAGGGTTCCGAACCCCCCGTCCTGAGAGGAAGAATAAATGAGGATTCTTGGTCCTTCGAGAAGAACGGCTTCGCTAATCGTTAG
- a CDS encoding Cytochrome c1 heme lyase, involved in maturation of cytochrome c1 — MSKEDQPKCPVDHEAQAVWLQKNNQVEQASAQRKSAPEPESSSKSWWKWSSASEKKSEPKNSSEVPASCPVDHDARSRWIENVSVSVSAPESVECSSDALPEQPTYSSNIDLPTDREISSIPRTGAELNWIYPSQKQFFEAMRRKDWNPHAKDMKSIVPIHNAVNEQAWKYIQMWEHGKGGQSCGGIQLTSFKGDSKKLTPRARWRLFLGYERPFDRHDWTIDRCGTQVDYVIDFYGGKPNPKNPQMPSFYLDVRPKLNSIEGVKLRLFRALGL, encoded by the coding sequence ATGTCGAAGGAAGATCAACCCAAGTGTCCAGTCGACCACGAAGCCCAAGCTGTCTGGCTGCAAAAGAACAACCAGGTAGAGCAGGCTTCCGcacaaagaaaatctgCCCCCGAACCGgagtcatcatcaaagagCTGGTGGAAATGGAGTAGTGcatctgaaaagaaatcagaACCAAAAAATTCGTCTGAAGTCCCTGCAAGCTGTCCTGTAGATCACGATGCTAGATCTAGATGGATTGAAAATGTATCTGTCAGTGTTTCTGCCCCAGAGTCCGTGGAATGTTCCTCAGACGCTCTTCCAGAACAACCTACGTATTCTTCCAACATAGACCTTCCCACGGATAGAGAGATTAGTTCCATTCCACGCACTGGAGCCGAACTGAACTGGATCTACCCATCAcagaaacagttttttgaagcaatgCGAAGAAAAGACTGGAACCCTCATGCTAAAGACATGAAAAGTATTGTTCCTATACATAATGCGGTGAACGAACAGGCTTGGAAATACATTCAAATGTGGGAACATGGAAAGGGAGGCCAATCTTGTGGAGGAATCCAACTGACTAGTTTCAAAGGTGATTCGAAGAAACTAACCCCCCGGGCAAGGTGGAGACTTTTTCTAGGATATGAGAGACCATTTGACCGTCATGACTGGACAATCGATAGATGTGGCACCCAGGTTGACTATGTGATCGATTTTTACGGTGGAAAGCCCAACCCCAAGAACCCTCAAATGCCCAGTTTCTATTTGGATGTTAGACCAAAGCTGAATTCAATAGAAGGCGTAAAATTGAGACTCTTCAGAGCTCTCGGACTCTAA
- a CDS encoding Protein containing a CUE domain that binds ubiquitin, which produces MSTSDKKEPIETSGVPGLDKATENLTIDDSADLNEAKTSSIEKKQAPLEAEGEDLPPQRPPRPVSPLTQAKQTLKEAFPQFEEKYITAVLVASSGELDPAFNALLYLSDPTFVPEIPRPQHPKLPSRQSHGGEFSQIESDEKLARRLARQYKSSSRSSGSSRRDSHRKQDAESDDDFFDKFLDKDLPQFTEQLSKNVEGARSKINSWIGGLGKKIDQTTSNQADQPQSKNLFSAFGNNNPTSRGSSLEKARSDVEQDAENVSGNTGIAFSSQDPTLDFDAPEAKAVNETKETKKVSTAEKKDPEKDRWQPLQSADPHPIDDDTFLVEDSDEEEEAKISKSKV; this is translated from the coding sequence ATGTCAACTTCTGATAAAAAGGAACCAATTGAAACTTCTGGAGTCCCTGGGCTGGACAAAGCTACCGAGAATCTGACTATTGATGATTCTGCTGATCTGAATGAGGCCAAGacctcttcaattgaaaagaaacaagcACCACTTGAAGCTGAAGGAGAAGATCTCCCTCCTCAGAGACCACCTAGGCCTGTTTCCCCATTAACCCAGGCAAaacaaactttgaaggaagcttttccacaatttgaagaaaaatacatTACTGCTGTGCTAGTTGCATCCAGTGGTGAATTGGATCCTGCCTTCAATGCTCTGTTGTACCTGTCAGATCCAACCTTTGTTCCAGAGATTCCCAGGCCTCAACATCCCAAACTACCTAGTAGACAAAGCCATGGTGGTGAATTTTCCCAGATTGAAAgtgatgaaaagttggcTCGTCGTCTGGCTAGACAATACAAGTCGTCATCTCGCTCCAGCGGGTCATCTCGTCGTGATTCCCATCGCAAGCAAGATGCCGAATCTGACGACGATTTTTTCGACAAATTTCTTGACAAGGACCTCCCGCAATTTACTGAACAATTGAGCAAGAACGTGGAGGGAGCCAGATCCAAGATTAACAGTTGGATTGGTGGATTAGGTAAAAAAATAGATCAAACCACTTCAAACCAAGCAGATCAGCCTCAAAGCAAGAACCTATTTTCTGCGTTTGGTAACAATAACCCTACCAGCAGGGGCTCctctttggaaaaagcCAGATCTGATGTTGAACAGGACGCTGAGAATGTTTCCGGCAATACTGGTATAGCTTTCTCAAGTCAGGACCCTACATTAGATTTTGATGCCCCAGAAGCCAAGGCCGTCAATGAGACTAAGGAGACCAAGAAAGTGTCTACTGCAGAGAAGAAGGATCCTGAAAAGGACAGATGGCAACCGCTACAATCCGCTGACCCTCATCCAATAGACGACGACACTTTCTTGGTTGAAGAcagtgatgaagaggaagaagccAAGATTAGCAAGAGTAAAGTATGA